The following are from one region of the Salicibibacter kimchii genome:
- a CDS encoding TRAP transporter large permease: MSPELIGVLGTVAVIVLFFLKIPIGISLIIVGLLGTTLIRDWSVAFAQLGRTPFDTSSDYSLSVIPMFILMGMVLSYTGMGQDLYRAVDRWIGHFRGGLAMATIGSSAIFSSISGSLNATTATVAKIALPEMEKYRYKPGISTGSVAAGGTLGILIPPSVILILYGILTMEPIGELLISGIIPGILQILFFIITIAILVRRDPFIAPPRERKASLSERFYALNKTWPFIGLFLVSIGGIYLGVFTPTEAAGVGAFGALAFALLSRKIDWQKLKGSFNEAVRLTAFILLIVIGANLFGQFLAISRIPVQLTSYVGNLELNPYIILVLILAVLFILGCFIESLALMVITLPIVYPIITELGFDGLWFGVIMIMVVNIGALTPPLGISVYVIKGVAPDVPLNTIFRGVVPMIIAMIACVVVLIIFPQLVTILPDLMN, translated from the coding sequence ATGAGTCCTGAATTAATTGGTGTCTTGGGAACAGTCGCTGTTATTGTTTTGTTTTTCCTGAAAATACCTATTGGAATTTCCTTGATAATCGTTGGTTTGCTTGGAACAACCTTAATTAGGGATTGGAGCGTTGCTTTTGCACAATTAGGACGAACGCCGTTTGATACATCTAGTGACTATTCTTTGAGTGTGATTCCCATGTTTATTCTAATGGGAATGGTATTGTCCTACACGGGAATGGGGCAAGATCTTTATCGTGCAGTTGATCGTTGGATCGGTCACTTTCGCGGTGGTTTGGCAATGGCAACGATTGGGAGTTCGGCCATTTTTTCTTCTATATCTGGGTCACTGAATGCAACAACTGCTACGGTAGCTAAAATTGCATTGCCGGAAATGGAAAAATATAGATACAAGCCGGGAATATCAACGGGGAGTGTTGCTGCAGGGGGGACACTAGGGATATTAATCCCGCCGAGTGTTATTCTCATTTTATATGGTATTCTGACGATGGAACCAATTGGCGAGCTTTTAATTTCGGGGATAATCCCAGGTATATTGCAGATACTGTTTTTTATCATCACTATAGCAATACTCGTTCGTCGAGACCCTTTTATAGCACCACCGCGGGAAAGAAAGGCCAGTTTATCCGAAAGGTTCTATGCACTTAACAAAACATGGCCGTTTATCGGGTTATTTTTAGTCAGTATAGGGGGCATTTATTTAGGTGTGTTCACCCCGACTGAGGCTGCAGGGGTGGGTGCTTTTGGAGCGCTTGCGTTTGCGCTTCTATCCAGAAAGATTGATTGGCAGAAATTAAAAGGATCTTTTAATGAAGCTGTTCGGCTAACAGCGTTTATTTTATTAATCGTCATTGGCGCAAATCTATTTGGTCAATTTTTAGCCATAAGCAGAATTCCAGTTCAATTGACCAGTTATGTTGGAAACCTTGAACTGAATCCCTATATCATACTTGTTCTTATCCTGGCTGTATTATTTATCCTGGGGTGTTTTATTGAAAGTCTAGCATTGATGGTAATCACCTTGCCCATTGTATATCCAATAATTACAGAATTAGGATTTGATGGTCTTTGGTTCGGTGTGATTATGATCATGGTTGTTAATATTGGTGCATTAACGCCGCCTCTGGGTATTAGTGTCTACGTTATCAAGGGAGTGGCACCAGATGTTCCTCTAAACACGATCTTTAGGGGAGTTGTCCCTATGATTATCGCTATGATTGCTTGTGTGGTCGTACTAATCATTTTCCCGCAGCTAGTTACTATACTGCCGGATTTAATGAATTAA
- the hpaI gene encoding 2,4-dihydroxyhept-2-ene-1,7-dioic acid aldolase encodes MAYEEIKRKLRGSIAPVVTPFKANHEVDYEKQSELIEFQLENGSHGISVTGTSGEPSSLTTEERVKVMENAKKTINGRVPFAPGTGSTNHDETIYLTKKAEEMGVDAAMVIVPYYNKPNQEALYKHFKTVADSVEIPIIIYNIPGRTAQNLEVSTMARLVKDCPNIVGAKESNKDFEHVNRVMLYCGRDFLLYSGIELLCYPMLAIGGAGSISATANVEPKKVAELHNAWEEGDITHAQDLHFELMKLNDVLFKDTNPAPVKAALGMMGKIEPVLRLPMGLPSKGLQEEISETLKEYDISAQHV; translated from the coding sequence GTGGCTTACGAAGAAATTAAAAGAAAACTGAGAGGGTCTATTGCACCTGTAGTGACGCCATTTAAAGCAAATCACGAGGTGGATTATGAAAAGCAATCAGAGTTAATTGAATTTCAACTTGAAAATGGCTCTCACGGCATCTCGGTCACAGGGACTTCCGGGGAACCAAGCTCCCTTACAACAGAAGAACGTGTAAAGGTTATGGAGAATGCAAAGAAAACGATTAATGGCCGTGTTCCTTTTGCTCCCGGCACTGGTTCCACCAATCACGATGAAACAATCTATTTAACAAAGAAGGCAGAAGAAATGGGCGTTGACGCGGCAATGGTGATTGTGCCGTATTACAACAAGCCGAACCAGGAAGCCCTTTATAAACATTTTAAAACGGTTGCAGATTCGGTTGAAATACCCATTATTATTTACAATATTCCCGGGCGCACAGCTCAAAACCTTGAAGTGTCCACGATGGCTCGTCTCGTAAAAGACTGCCCAAATATTGTTGGGGCAAAAGAATCCAACAAAGACTTTGAACATGTAAACAGAGTTATGCTTTACTGCGGCAGAGATTTTCTTCTTTATTCCGGTATCGAATTGCTTTGCTATCCAATGCTTGCGATCGGCGGAGCAGGATCCATCAGTGCAACAGCGAACGTAGAACCGAAGAAAGTAGCAGAGTTGCACAATGCTTGGGAAGAAGGCGACATAACACATGCGCAAGACCTTCATTTTGAGCTTATGAAATTAAATGACGTATTGTTCAAGGATACCAATCCTGCCCCTGTAAAAGCTGCATTAGGTATGATGGGTAAAATTGAACCTGTCCTTCGTTTGCCAATGGGTCTACCATCTAAAGGTTTACAAGAAGAAATTAGTGAAACATTGAAAGAATACGACATTAGCGCACAGCATGTGTGA
- the hpaE gene encoding 5-carboxymethyl-2-hydroxymuconate semialdehyde dehydrogenase, producing MKKNVKDIQLYIDGNFVDAANQEVFSNHNPFTNDKINDVASGGKGDIDQAVSAARKAFKGEWGQLKLKERLAYINKIADLIDEHIDEIAPLESYDTGLPISQTKKMVARAAHNFRFYAEMVNSRLVGEVYQVDDEFLNYTIHKPVGIAGLITPWNAPFMLETWKIAPALATGNTVVLKPAEWSPLTANRLAEIIDKAGLPDGVFNVVHGYGETAGASLVAHPDVELISFTGETTTGSEIMKNGADSLKQFSMELGGKSPIIVFDDADFERALDAATWGIFSFNGERCTANSRIYLHESIAESFTERLKERVQNITVGDPMDEKTQVGPLIHTNHYENVKGYLELAKEEGCEVFSGNIPEEVSQGNFVAPTILLGAQNHMRIVQEEIFGPVIAVMTFKNEEEVIDLANDVRYGLAGYVWTNDIKRGHRVAQAIDSGMLWVNSQNVRDLRTPFGGSKHSGIGREGGHYAFEFYTEIQIIHVALGDHHIPQFGK from the coding sequence GTGAAGAAAAATGTGAAAGACATTCAACTTTACATTGATGGAAATTTCGTGGACGCTGCGAATCAAGAAGTATTTTCGAATCACAATCCATTCACCAATGACAAAATCAATGATGTTGCTTCCGGAGGTAAAGGTGACATTGACCAAGCAGTCTCGGCAGCTCGTAAAGCGTTTAAAGGCGAATGGGGTCAACTCAAACTCAAAGAGCGTCTAGCTTATATTAACAAAATTGCAGATTTAATTGATGAGCACATCGATGAAATAGCACCGCTAGAATCGTACGATACAGGTCTTCCGATTAGTCAGACGAAAAAAATGGTTGCCCGCGCGGCGCATAACTTCCGTTTTTATGCCGAGATGGTTAATAGCCGCCTTGTCGGTGAAGTGTATCAAGTCGATGACGAATTTTTAAACTACACTATCCATAAACCGGTTGGCATTGCCGGTCTCATAACACCGTGGAATGCACCATTTATGTTGGAAACATGGAAGATCGCACCAGCTTTAGCTACTGGGAACACCGTTGTGTTAAAACCTGCAGAATGGTCTCCGCTAACAGCTAACCGTTTGGCAGAAATTATTGATAAAGCAGGGTTGCCAGATGGTGTATTTAATGTCGTACATGGTTATGGAGAAACAGCAGGTGCTTCTCTTGTTGCCCATCCTGATGTGGAACTCATTTCATTCACCGGAGAAACAACGACAGGCTCAGAAATTATGAAAAATGGTGCGGATTCACTCAAACAATTTTCTATGGAACTGGGTGGCAAGTCTCCGATTATCGTATTTGATGATGCGGATTTCGAACGAGCATTAGACGCTGCCACATGGGGCATTTTCTCATTTAACGGCGAGCGTTGCACAGCGAATTCGCGTATATATTTGCATGAGAGTATCGCTGAAAGTTTTACAGAAAGATTAAAGGAAAGGGTTCAAAATATTACTGTCGGTGACCCGATGGATGAGAAAACGCAAGTAGGCCCGCTTATCCATACGAATCATTATGAAAACGTAAAAGGATATTTGGAACTGGCAAAAGAAGAAGGTTGTGAAGTTTTCAGCGGTAATATCCCAGAAGAAGTAAGCCAAGGAAACTTTGTTGCGCCTACAATTCTGCTTGGTGCTCAAAACCATATGCGTATCGTGCAAGAGGAAATATTTGGCCCCGTTATTGCTGTAATGACATTCAAAAATGAAGAAGAAGTGATTGATCTTGCCAACGATGTACGGTATGGACTTGCCGGATACGTGTGGACAAACGACATCAAACGAGGTCATCGAGTTGCCCAAGCCATTGATTCCGGAATGCTTTGGGTTAATTCCCAAAATGTCAGGGATCTCCGAACGCCATTTGGAGGCTCTAAACATAGTGGCATTGGTAGAGAAGGTGGCCACTATGCCTTTGAGTTTTATACAGAGATTCAAATTATCCATGTCGCACTTGGCGATCACCATATCCCGCAGTTTGGTAAATGA
- a CDS encoding aldehyde dehydrogenase family protein, which translates to MLKTEDIAVKQPLFIGGEWKEANEYDELRSPYSSEVITEIPKATSEETEAAIQAAENAQEEMQQLSAHERSNILIKLSTLLQENREKAAELIAKEAAKPIATARGEVDRTIQTYVFASQEANQLYGETLPMDAAPGGERRLGYTVLEPLGTIGAITPFNFPMNLVAHKVGPAIATGNTIVLKPASQTPLSSFFLAELLQEAGLPDGAINVITGSGRTVGNQIVTDERVNMITFTGSPEVGKEIRSKAGLKKTVLELGSNSALIVDEDVDLDNIISRCVQGAFTFQGQVCISLQRIYVHESIYDTFLEKFVEETKTLTAGDPLEETTNVSALISESDVERALSWVQEAENEGAKVVTGASKQGNIVMPTVITNVAPHLKVSCNEVFAPIVTIDPVSSVDEAIDKVNDSRFGLQAGIYTGDIQKAMKASDQLEVGGVMINDIPTFRVDHMPYGGVKESGTGREGIRYSVKEMTEMKFVMVNNN; encoded by the coding sequence ATGTTAAAAACAGAAGATATAGCTGTAAAACAGCCTTTGTTTATAGGGGGAGAATGGAAGGAAGCAAATGAATATGATGAACTACGCTCGCCCTATTCTTCTGAAGTGATAACAGAAATACCAAAAGCAACAAGCGAGGAAACAGAGGCGGCCATTCAAGCGGCAGAAAATGCTCAAGAAGAGATGCAACAGTTAAGTGCTCATGAGAGAAGTAACATTCTTATAAAATTGTCTACCCTCTTACAGGAGAATCGTGAAAAAGCTGCAGAGCTCATTGCCAAAGAAGCTGCCAAGCCAATAGCCACAGCTAGAGGGGAAGTGGATCGTACAATTCAAACGTACGTATTCGCTTCTCAAGAAGCTAATCAGTTATATGGGGAAACGCTGCCAATGGACGCAGCTCCGGGAGGCGAACGTAGACTTGGATATACTGTTCTCGAACCTCTAGGTACCATCGGAGCTATCACACCGTTTAACTTTCCGATGAATTTAGTCGCTCATAAAGTAGGGCCGGCAATTGCGACTGGTAACACGATTGTCTTAAAACCGGCTTCCCAAACACCATTATCTTCTTTCTTTTTAGCAGAACTACTTCAAGAAGCAGGCCTGCCCGATGGCGCTATAAATGTCATAACCGGCAGTGGGCGTACGGTAGGAAATCAGATTGTGACAGATGAACGCGTAAATATGATTACATTCACAGGAAGTCCGGAAGTCGGAAAAGAAATTCGCAGTAAAGCGGGCCTAAAGAAAACGGTGTTAGAGTTAGGGTCAAACTCTGCTTTAATTGTTGATGAAGATGTCGATTTAGACAATATCATCTCGCGCTGTGTTCAAGGCGCATTTACGTTTCAAGGACAAGTCTGTATTTCCCTTCAAAGAATATATGTTCATGAAAGTATTTATGATACGTTTTTGGAGAAGTTTGTTGAAGAAACGAAAACGTTGACTGCTGGGGATCCGCTAGAGGAAACAACCAACGTATCCGCCCTTATTTCAGAAAGTGATGTAGAAAGAGCACTTTCATGGGTACAAGAAGCCGAAAATGAGGGAGCAAAAGTTGTAACTGGTGCATCAAAACAAGGAAATATCGTTATGCCTACCGTCATAACAAATGTTGCTCCTCATTTAAAAGTGTCATGTAACGAAGTGTTTGCACCTATCGTCACGATAGATCCAGTATCTTCTGTTGATGAAGCCATTGACAAAGTAAATGATTCACGTTTTGGCTTGCAAGCAGGCATATACACAGGAGATATTCAAAAAGCCATGAAAGCATCTGATCAACTTGAAGTGGGTGGTGTCATGATTAATGATATACCGACCTTTAGAGTGGATCACATGCCATATGGCGGAGTGAAAGAAAGTGGCACTGGTCGAGAGGGCATTCGTTATTCTGTCAAAGAGATGACGGAAATGAAATTTGTGATGGTCAATAATAATTAG
- a CDS encoding TRAP transporter substrate-binding protein, producing the protein MKELFPLFASVILLGACDITEEASGTTNVDNELIFSHFFPDNHIQETELVSGFIDETEEATEGRVTFTSYPGGQLADPDGHYEAAATGVADAGFSVHSYTPGQFPLTSVMELPFMSGSGSTGSETLWQLYEEFPEIQDEYDDTVPLWLSTSEPGYIFTRDEPVERPEDLEGMIIRSPSPEVNNWLEMMGATPVSMPMADTYQALQQGVVDGTVGPPHTLVDYSLHELVDYVTVGDFYFTTFFGVMNQNSWNSIDEEDQEAIKEIMGEETARTAGEIIDERSDEAMEAAVESGAEIIELNDDKLEEWEEEMQPVIDDWINRMEEEGLPGEEVYKRADELGDEQG; encoded by the coding sequence ATGAAAGAGCTTTTTCCGTTATTCGCTAGTGTGATCTTGTTAGGTGCCTGTGACATTACTGAAGAAGCGTCAGGTACGACAAACGTAGATAATGAACTCATATTCTCCCATTTTTTCCCGGATAATCATATCCAGGAAACTGAACTTGTCAGTGGCTTCATTGATGAGACAGAAGAAGCAACAGAAGGCAGAGTGACATTCACATCCTACCCGGGTGGGCAACTGGCAGATCCGGACGGACATTATGAAGCAGCGGCTACGGGTGTAGCTGATGCCGGATTTAGTGTTCACAGTTATACACCAGGTCAATTCCCTTTAACATCGGTTATGGAATTGCCGTTTATGAGTGGATCGGGATCGACTGGATCAGAAACGTTGTGGCAGTTATATGAAGAATTTCCGGAGATACAGGATGAATACGATGACACCGTTCCCTTATGGTTATCCACTTCAGAACCCGGATATATTTTCACAAGGGATGAACCTGTGGAACGTCCTGAAGATCTTGAAGGTATGATTATTCGCTCTCCATCACCTGAGGTGAACAATTGGTTGGAAATGATGGGAGCAACCCCGGTGTCCATGCCTATGGCAGATACTTATCAGGCTTTGCAACAGGGTGTTGTCGACGGAACTGTTGGCCCTCCTCACACCTTGGTTGACTATAGTTTACATGAACTAGTGGACTATGTAACCGTTGGAGATTTTTATTTCACAACATTCTTTGGTGTCATGAATCAAAACAGCTGGAACTCTATTGATGAGGAAGATCAGGAGGCCATAAAAGAAATCATGGGCGAAGAAACCGCGCGCACAGCCGGTGAAATTATCGATGAACGTTCTGACGAAGCAATGGAGGCAGCGGTAGAATCGGGCGCTGAAATTATTGAGTTAAATGATGACAAACTCGAGGAATGGGAGGAAGAAATGCAGCCCGTTATTGATGATTGGATTAATCGCATGGAGGAAGAAGGTCTCCCCGGTGAAGAAGTTTACAAAAGAGCTGATGAATTAGGAGATGAACAGGGGTAG
- a CDS encoding TRAP transporter small permease: protein MWQYIEKAEKVVTALSKFFLICASIIILFIMALIPIDVLLRYFFSQSITGTYELVEMGTALMIFFALAMTHHYREHIAIGFLVDRLSHRVRNFIEGSVEAVVFIVVIVMGYQLWEHAMRIMNRSIITTDLGLPMYPFIIIVAGATFIFAAKVLFNGLSHFREVAQKS, encoded by the coding sequence ATGTGGCAGTATATTGAAAAAGCTGAAAAGGTAGTGACAGCCCTTAGCAAATTCTTCCTTATATGTGCAAGTATTATTATACTCTTTATCATGGCGTTAATCCCAATAGATGTTCTATTGCGGTATTTTTTTAGCCAATCCATTACGGGTACCTATGAATTAGTAGAAATGGGAACCGCGTTAATGATTTTTTTTGCACTAGCGATGACCCATCATTATCGAGAGCATATTGCTATTGGTTTTTTGGTCGATCGTTTGTCTCATCGAGTTAGGAATTTTATTGAAGGATCAGTCGAGGCTGTTGTCTTTATTGTAGTGATTGTAATGGGCTATCAACTTTGGGAACATGCCATGCGAATTATGAACCGATCGATCATTACGACTGACCTTGGCCTCCCGATGTATCCGTTTATCATTATTGTAGCTGGTGCTACGTTTATATTTGCGGCAAAAGTTTTGTTTAATGGCTTGAGTCATTTCAGGGAGGTGGCGCAGAAATCATGA
- a CDS encoding TRAP transporter large permease, producing the protein MSPEFIGIMGVVALLLLFLFKFPVSIALIIVGVTGFGLIRGFDTAMVQLGSMPFNTVSDYSLSVIPLFILMGMFLSYSGFGQDLYQSVDKWIGHLKGGMAVTTIGTSSVFAAISGSVNATTATVARISIPEMRRYNYSMSLSAACVAAGGTLGPLIPPSVILILYGILTMEDIGALLIAGILPGIVMMLIFILVIYVWIAKYPDAAPPSSKSSWGDRFRSLKNVWPFILLFIVSIGGIYLGIFTPTEAGSVGAFGSFLLAVLSRRLNWSALGKALSDTLRLSAMIFLILIGAELFSQFLSISRIPTELTSFVQQLDWSPIMILAAILLVYFLLGLFLEGIAILVLTLPIVYPLITSLGFDGLWFGVIMVMVVNIGLITPPLGISIYIISGVVKDIPIEKIFKAVMPMVGALIIGVILFTLFPEIITILPDLMN; encoded by the coding sequence ATGAGTCCGGAATTTATAGGCATAATGGGTGTTGTGGCTCTTCTTTTGCTTTTTTTATTTAAATTCCCTGTCAGTATTGCCTTGATCATTGTTGGCGTTACAGGGTTTGGTTTGATCAGGGGATTTGATACGGCAATGGTGCAATTGGGAAGTATGCCATTTAACACGGTAAGCGATTACTCATTAAGCGTCATCCCCCTCTTTATTTTAATGGGCATGTTCTTGTCTTATAGTGGATTTGGACAAGATTTGTATCAATCCGTTGACAAGTGGATCGGGCATTTAAAGGGGGGGATGGCAGTCACAACCATTGGGACCAGTTCAGTCTTTGCTGCTATTTCCGGCTCCGTCAATGCCACCACCGCCACGGTTGCAAGGATCTCCATCCCTGAAATGAGACGCTATAACTACAGTATGTCTCTATCTGCGGCTTGTGTAGCGGCAGGGGGGACGTTAGGACCGCTAATCCCTCCTAGTGTCATCCTAATATTATATGGCATTCTTACAATGGAAGATATAGGGGCGCTCCTCATTGCCGGCATTCTTCCCGGGATTGTTATGATGCTTATTTTTATTCTCGTGATTTATGTATGGATTGCAAAATATCCCGATGCTGCTCCTCCGAGCAGTAAATCTTCCTGGGGTGATCGTTTTCGTTCATTGAAAAATGTCTGGCCGTTTATCCTTTTATTTATCGTCAGCATCGGAGGTATTTATTTAGGGATATTTACGCCTACAGAAGCGGGTTCGGTCGGCGCGTTTGGCTCATTTCTGTTGGCAGTATTATCCAGGCGCCTTAACTGGTCAGCATTAGGAAAAGCCTTAAGTGATACGTTACGTTTATCTGCTATGATCTTTTTAATTTTAATTGGTGCGGAACTTTTCAGCCAATTTTTATCGATTAGCCGTATCCCTACAGAGCTTACTTCGTTTGTTCAACAGCTTGATTGGTCGCCAATTATGATTTTAGCTGCTATTTTACTTGTTTATTTTCTGTTAGGGCTCTTTTTGGAAGGAATCGCTATTCTTGTGCTGACACTCCCCATTGTTTATCCTTTAATTACATCTCTTGGTTTTGATGGCCTCTGGTTCGGAGTAATAATGGTAATGGTGGTTAACATTGGTTTGATCACACCTCCGCTTGGCATTAGTATTTACATTATCAGCGGTGTCGTAAAGGATATTCCTATTGAGAAAATATTCAAAGCGGTTATGCCTATGGTAGGGGCGTTAATTATCGGTGTGATTTTGTTCACGTTATTCCCGGAAATTATTACGATTTTACCTGATTTGATGAACTGA
- a CDS encoding FAD synthetase family protein → MKTINLNHPISNTFKENSEPCVMALGFFDGIHLGHRQIIKTAKSLADEKNVQLAVMTFFPHPSSVIKKGEQITTYLTPLAVKEKMFAKLGVDLLYVVDFNTEVAKIPHDAFVDEYLFGLKCRHAVAGFDYKYGFKGKGDMAQLNVDAVGRFGVTIVEKQEKHNKKISSTLLRDLISSGKVEDIPDYLGQRYECRGILHNKGKHHVLYIDPDYFLPCPGAYEVSLVNGSLVTKGVCEVSSSDRPGELNVRLFHDQSIANETPIHLHWESFIADYEMDPLHAQSRFDDMEVNM, encoded by the coding sequence ATGAAAACCATAAACCTAAACCACCCAATATCAAATACCTTTAAAGAAAACAGTGAACCGTGTGTGATGGCTTTAGGTTTTTTTGATGGGATACATTTAGGTCATCGGCAGATCATAAAAACAGCAAAATCATTGGCTGATGAAAAAAATGTTCAGTTGGCGGTTATGACATTTTTCCCCCATCCAAGTTCCGTTATTAAAAAAGGGGAGCAAATAACAACGTATTTGACTCCTCTTGCTGTCAAAGAAAAGATGTTTGCAAAACTTGGTGTCGATTTATTGTACGTTGTGGATTTTAATACGGAAGTGGCCAAAATCCCCCATGATGCTTTCGTCGATGAATACTTGTTTGGTTTGAAATGTCGGCATGCTGTAGCCGGGTTTGATTATAAGTATGGATTTAAGGGGAAAGGTGATATGGCTCAACTGAATGTTGACGCCGTCGGCCGCTTTGGCGTGACCATTGTCGAAAAACAGGAAAAGCATAATAAAAAAATCAGTTCAACGTTATTACGCGACCTTATTTCTTCCGGAAAAGTAGAGGATATCCCTGATTACCTCGGTCAGCGCTATGAATGCCGGGGCATATTGCATAATAAAGGGAAGCACCACGTTCTTTATATCGATCCCGACTATTTTCTCCCGTGTCCAGGTGCTTATGAAGTCAGTTTGGTCAACGGTAGTCTGGTTACTAAAGGGGTGTGTGAAGTTTCATCCAGTGATCGACCAGGTGAACTAAATGTTAGATTGTTTCATGATCAATCAATTGCAAATGAAACACCTATTCACTTGCATTGGGAAAGCTTTATTGCCGATTATGAAATGGATCCACTGCATGCGCAGAGTCGCTTTGATGATATGGAAGTGAATATGTGA
- a CDS encoding MBL fold metallo-hydrolase, translating to MSEWKLTMLGTGSPRPDLERSGPSQVLQMGEANILIDCGEGTTAQLQRANIPPQSVTNLFMTHLHSDHIFGYGQFLLGGWGLGRRKLRIVGPKGIKNYHDTLLELFKDDIDYRISLGRSPKGVLEDVEIIEFDKPGEIKVEDPEIPARIFTDEMVHNVPTFGYRFEGKDQVFVHTGDTAPTENASKLAEGANLLVQDGCLASNETYKNTDNPELQMIWRNLQKEHCTPAQAAQIAKDAKVEKLVLTHFLPNTDVEEVYDEAAAVFDGEVIIGEDLETYSVK from the coding sequence ATGAGTGAATGGAAGTTAACAATGTTGGGAACCGGTAGTCCGCGCCCAGACTTAGAAAGATCAGGACCTTCTCAAGTTTTGCAAATGGGCGAAGCGAATATCTTAATCGATTGCGGAGAAGGCACGACAGCGCAGCTGCAACGAGCAAATATTCCGCCCCAATCCGTTACAAACTTATTTATGACCCATCTGCATTCAGATCATATTTTTGGATACGGTCAATTTCTTCTTGGCGGATGGGGCCTTGGGCGCCGTAAACTTAGAATTGTTGGACCTAAAGGAATCAAAAACTATCATGATACATTACTTGAGTTATTTAAAGATGACATTGATTATAGAATTTCTCTAGGGAGATCTCCAAAAGGAGTTCTTGAGGATGTCGAAATTATTGAGTTTGACAAGCCGGGTGAGATAAAAGTAGAGGATCCAGAAATACCGGCACGCATCTTTACAGATGAGATGGTGCACAATGTGCCAACTTTTGGGTACCGATTTGAAGGGAAGGATCAAGTGTTTGTTCACACCGGTGACACTGCCCCAACGGAAAATGCCTCAAAGTTAGCGGAGGGAGCAAATCTATTAGTGCAGGATGGGTGTTTAGCTTCAAACGAAACATACAAAAATACAGATAATCCAGAACTGCAAATGATTTGGAGAAATTTACAAAAAGAGCATTGTACTCCGGCACAGGCAGCACAAATAGCCAAGGATGCAAAGGTAGAGAAACTTGTTTTAACTCATTTTCTTCCCAATACAGACGTGGAAGAAGTTTATGATGAAGCGGCAGCAGTGTTTGATGGCGAGGTTATTATTGGTGAAGATTTAGAAACGTACTCTGTAAAATAA